TGTGTGGCACACCGCCGATTCTCTGACGCTCAACACGGCCTGGGGCGCGGCCAAGGGGCTACGAGCTGCGTGGAAGACCGAATGCACCAACGGTGCATGCGGGGCCAGTAGTGCATGGAGCGGTTCCCTGCCCATCGCGAAGGGCAAGGTGCTCGACGGCACCACCACGCACACCTGGAAGGCCGGGCAGAGCACGCAGGGCTTCAACACCAAGACGACGGTGACGATCACCGGAGCGGGCCAGATCCTGCTGTATCCGGCATCCTTTACGCCGCCAGGCAAGATGACGATCCGCTGCGACAGCGTGGCGAGCGGTAAGAGCGTCGGCTGCGTCTTCCCGTCCTTCACACCCACCCTGGAACTGCCGCTCAACCACCGCGGGCACGTCAATGTCGCCTGGTCGATGCAGAGCCTGACCGATCACTGGGGCTGGGAAGGTAAGGGCAGCCCGCTGACACGAGAGGCAAACGACTCGGTCATCAACGACAACCGCGGCAAGGTCTGCGACAGCACCTTCACCAAGGACGCCACGGTCCCCGATGACAGCTGCGACGAGTTCCCCTTCGCCGCAACGAACCAGAGCGGTGCCCAGCTGGGGCTCACGGGCAAGGACTGCGCCCAGATACGGCCCGACCTGCCGGCCAACGGGCGCTGGACGGTCAGTTACGTGAACAACACCGCCAACCGACGCTGCACCATCGGGCACGTCCCCAACGGAGAAAACGGCTCCGTTGGGGGATCACTGTCCATCTTTTATCAGAACAACCGCGTCCTGGATGACGAGAAGTTCTGGCTCGCCGTCCGCTGATCGGCACGATGCCGTCGGCCCCTTTTTCCGGGGCCGACGGCCGCTTGCGCGCTGATGCTCCGTCAGCCAGCAGCGCCGGCGCCCGGTACGGTCTTGGCTGAACCGGCAGCCCGAGGCGCCGACGGCACTCCGACCGCCCCACCTGTCGCCGTGCCGAACGGGTTATCAGCCAAAGGCGCAGGACCTGTGGCCGGATGGGGGCCCTCCGGACCGAGTCCTTGAGCCGGCAGTTTGGCCGATACGGCTGAGACGGTCTGCTCAAGCGACAAGGCAGCACCGGTCACCTCGTACAGCAGGGCCAGCCCACGATGACCAGCGGGGACGGCATCATCGTCGAAACCGACGAGCTCCATCTGCTGCACAAGCCGGTCGAAGGCCGGCCCGGCGCCCTCCGGTCTGATCTGCGGCACGGTGACCTCGAACCGGGTGACCAGAGCCCCGTTCTGCCAGTAGGCGATGCTCACCATGCCGTCTGCCTTCGCACAGCAGATCGCCTCCGTACCGGTGGACGCGCGTCGGAGCCGTTCAGGAATACTGCCCCAGAGGCTGGCCGGTTCCAGTGCGAACGCCCACCCGCCGGCCTCTCCAGCGCGTGCAGCCCCCCAAGCCCAGTAGTCCTCCATCCCTGCCCACACGAACTCATCGGCCTCCACCTCGTCGGCAGGGAAGAACATCTCCTCGTCCTTGGCTCCCAAGCACTTCAGGAGGTCTCGCCCGGTCAGGTCGCGGGCCAGCGTTAAACAGTGAGCGGGGTAACCGTCAGCGATCCAGGCCAGCGGGTTCACGCCTGTCATGCATCTCCTCGAATTTGCGCCGGTGAGTAACGAAGTCTGGACGCGACCGCTGCCAGGACAGACCGGTGGCCCCTAGCAGAGACAACGCTGCACAAACTCTCAGAGATCCCGCTTCAAGCGCCCTGTGGGACCAGAGTGAGAACGGCGGAAACGCTGCGGGCTTGTAGGGAGGGGAACCAGAGGTCACGGAGCGATCTTGATTCCGGTTCGGTGACAGGCCCGGGAGTATGAGTAGCCGGACTTACGCGCGCGGGCGGCGAGGAAGGTTGGCTTTCGTGACTTCGCTGCCCTGGTTCCCCTTGCAGGAACCCTGCCTTGCCGCAACCGCCGTGGCCGAGGTTGCGGTCAGACCAGCGTTGCGCCGACGTGGTGCCCCGCGGCGGTGGCGCCCCCGCCGGGAGCATGCCCCGGTGGTTGTGTCGCTTCAGGATCGGTCACGTCGCCCCGTCTCGCAGCGCAGACGCGCATCAGCGAGCTTGGCGGCGATGGTCGGTGCAGTGACGTTGGCGACGGGCAGCCACCGGTAGTCCGTGACTTCCTCCGCTTGGAGGTGGATCTTCCGCTCGCCGAGGAGCCGGAAAGCGAACCGGAAGTCGTAGTGCTGGTGCGCCGGTTCGCCTTTATCGGGGTTGGCCGCGATGTCGTGTACGTCGATGTCGAGCGGGATGCCTTCGTAGCCCGCCAGTGGCACCACGGTGCTGTGCGGGATGCCGGCCTCCTCCTGGAGTTCGCGCAGGGCGGCACTGGGAAGAGCGGCGTCGTCAGGCTCGATGTGGCCACCCGGCACGAGGTCCTTCCCCAGGATCTTGTGGTGGATGTGCAGCACCTGGTCGTACCGGTCAATCACGATGGCGCCGCAGGTGATGTGGCCGTGGTAGGTCTTGCGGCTGGTCGGGTCCTCGGGATGCGAAAGGGCGTCCAGGAGAGGCGCGAGCCCTTTCCGCTCCTCGGGGTGGCGCCTGAGGTATGCCTCGGTGGTGTGGTGGATGTAGCTGCGGGACGGGGGGATATGGATCACCTGGCGAAGTGGTCGAGCCAGGCGCTGGCGATGGCCTGGCGGTCGTCTGCGGACATTTCGTGGAGGCTCGGGTCGTGCGCGCCCCGGCTGAGGGCGGACGTGGCGGCGAGTATCTCGGCTTGGACGAGGTGGATGTAGG
This Streptomyces decoyicus DNA region includes the following protein-coding sequences:
- a CDS encoding NucA/NucB deoxyribonuclease domain-containing protein: MHTSRRIALAAAGAGLSLAAALLAPASAPAAPAPSGSGPLQTVGPAGEAPTPKSAGAVTLADQPSCDSVQQELDGYAAQGIDSVSCLEQQPVEAPQSTERAARSAVKAAVSARAVEEQLSAAPGCKVTMGQWFYTRLDACGSLQLKYDVFDTRTKKTIGGATFTANQEIQLAARSGVWHTADSLTLNTAWGAAKGLRAAWKTECTNGACGASSAWSGSLPIAKGKVLDGTTTHTWKAGQSTQGFNTKTTVTITGAGQILLYPASFTPPGKMTIRCDSVASGKSVGCVFPSFTPTLELPLNHRGHVNVAWSMQSLTDHWGWEGKGSPLTREANDSVINDNRGKVCDSTFTKDATVPDDSCDEFPFAATNQSGAQLGLTGKDCAQIRPDLPANGRWTVSYVNNTANRRCTIGHVPNGENGSVGGSLSIFYQNNRVLDDEKFWLAVR
- a CDS encoding DUF6461 domain-containing protein, with the translated sequence MTGVNPLAWIADGYPAHCLTLARDLTGRDLLKCLGAKDEEMFFPADEVEADEFVWAGMEDYWAWGAARAGEAGGWAFALEPASLWGSIPERLRRASTGTEAICCAKADGMVSIAYWQNGALVTRFEVTVPQIRPEGAGPAFDRLVQQMELVGFDDDAVPAGHRGLALLYEVTGAALSLEQTVSAVSAKLPAQGLGPEGPHPATGPAPLADNPFGTATGGAVGVPSAPRAAGSAKTVPGAGAAG
- a CDS encoding NUDIX hydrolase; translated protein: MIHIPPSRSYIHHTTEAYLRRHPEERKGLAPLLDALSHPEDPTSRKTYHGHITCGAIVIDRYDQVLHIHHKILGKDLVPGGHIEPDDAALPSAALRELQEEAGIPHSTVVPLAGYEGIPLDIDVHDIAANPDKGEPAHQHYDFRFAFRLLGERKIHLQAEEVTDYRWLPVANVTAPTIAAKLADARLRCETGRRDRS